In Lewinellaceae bacterium, a single window of DNA contains:
- a CDS encoding PepSY-like domain-containing protein, translated as MKKIRLVLFIALASSMAALANDHIPKAVQERFAQLYPEIKAPFWEERHDGIVAIFQDEEGLKKAFFQEDGRWVETRIRMGRGQLPSGVNNFMRENYQEAEISFCGKVYTESGNWYRIESELPDRIVLKTLTEGGVLIEESSIFFSLGKEPAPVLKAAPTELLPRKQIQMIKGK; from the coding sequence ATGAAAAAAATCCGTTTGGTTTTATTTATTGCCTTGGCCTCCTCAATGGCCGCACTTGCCAATGATCATATACCCAAGGCCGTTCAGGAAAGGTTCGCTCAATTGTACCCGGAGATCAAAGCGCCGTTTTGGGAAGAGCGCCACGATGGGATCGTCGCCATTTTTCAGGATGAAGAAGGCTTGAAAAAGGCTTTTTTCCAGGAAGACGGCCGGTGGGTGGAAACCCGCATCAGAATGGGCCGCGGGCAACTGCCTTCCGGGGTGAACAACTTCATGCGGGAAAACTACCAGGAAGCGGAAATCAGTTTTTGCGGAAAAGTGTACACCGAAAGCGGAAACTGGTACCGGATCGAGTCGGAATTGCCCGACCGGATTGTTTTGAAAACGCTGACTGAGGGAGGAGTGCTGATCGAGGAAAGTTCCATTTTTTTTAGCCTTGGGAAGGAACCTGCGCCTGTTCTGAAGGCAGCCCCAACGGAGCTGCTTCCCAGGAAACAGATTCAAATGATTAAGGGGAAGTAA
- a CDS encoding gliding motility-associated C-terminal domain-containing protein, whose amino-acid sequence MSAQNLIKNPSFEEYYTCPNDEGQLMGYAKYWKSYFSTLDYLHKCGFYPDAVIDNVAPRSGDALVGARWLYIAGTDPQREYLHGELVQRLIAGEDYYLEYYVHLMSYGIAIDQYSAHFSQYPITDVPPNGILYLEPHIQNQAGVISALEWTRTGGCFTAQGGEQYITLGNFVSNIETDTLNPVSATFIQKHYALIDDVSLFQINTLRPSDTALLEGESLSFNPNNLPIQYLLNGAALPNGQFQADSAGLFTIEAILEPCGPIGSFQVEVYHCEALAQDYQPSLRDTSVCLSDGWQAVFARTDTYNYRINGQLAAGNIFAPADTGQYEIVVELPDCVPVDTIQVEVLSCAPAEETPACFFIPNAFSPNGDGRNDYFQVYGPCSIQRIEAQVFDRWGGLVFSSTDPQFRWDGSAGGQPLGNGLYLYAIRLAFEGDDKAVYEVQEKGAVVLVR is encoded by the coding sequence TTGTCAGCCCAAAACCTCATCAAAAACCCAAGTTTTGAGGAGTACTATACCTGCCCCAATGACGAAGGGCAATTGATGGGATACGCTAAATACTGGAAATCTTATTTCAGTACCCTTGACTATTTACACAAATGCGGATTTTATCCAGATGCCGTTATTGATAATGTTGCTCCAAGAAGTGGGGATGCTTTGGTTGGAGCACGTTGGTTATACATAGCAGGAACCGACCCTCAAAGAGAATATTTACATGGCGAGCTGGTTCAACGACTTATTGCAGGAGAAGATTATTACCTGGAATATTACGTCCACCTTATGTCGTATGGCATTGCCATCGACCAATACAGCGCCCATTTTTCTCAGTACCCCATAACCGATGTTCCTCCGAATGGTATTCTTTACCTGGAGCCACACATTCAGAATCAGGCAGGAGTTATATCTGCTCTAGAGTGGACCCGGACCGGGGGCTGTTTTACTGCACAGGGAGGAGAACAATATATCACTTTAGGCAATTTTGTTTCCAATATAGAAACAGATACCTTGAATCCCGTTTCAGCAACCTTTATTCAGAAGCATTACGCACTAATCGACGATGTCAGCTTATTTCAAATCAACACCCTCCGCCCCTCCGACACCGCCCTCCTCGAAGGCGAAAGCCTCTCCTTCAACCCCAACAACCTCCCTATACAGTACTTGCTGAACGGAGCAGCACTACCCAACGGCCAATTCCAGGCCGACAGCGCCGGCCTGTTCACCATCGAAGCCATCCTGGAGCCCTGTGGCCCCATCGGTTCCTTCCAGGTGGAGGTATACCATTGCGAGGCGCTGGCGCAAGATTACCAGCCCAGCCTGCGGGATACTTCAGTATGCCTATCCGACGGCTGGCAGGCTGTATTTGCCCGCACCGATACTTACAACTACCGCATCAACGGGCAATTGGCGGCGGGCAATATATTCGCCCCGGCCGATACCGGGCAGTACGAGATCGTCGTAGAATTGCCCGATTGTGTTCCGGTGGATACCATCCAGGTGGAGGTACTGAGCTGTGCGCCTGCGGAAGAAACGCCGGCCTGCTTTTTTATCCCCAATGCCTTCAGCCCCAACGGCGACGGGCGCAACGATTACTTTCAGGTGTACGGCCCGTGCTCTATTCAGCGCATCGAGGCCCAGGTGTTCGACCGTTGGGGTGGCCTGGTTTTCTCTTCCACCGACCCCCAATTCCGCTGGGATGGCAGCGCCGGCGGCCAGCCTCTGGGCAATGGCTTGTACCTCTACGCCATCCGCCTGGCCTTTGAAGGGGACGATAAGGCGGTGTATGAGGTGCAGGAGAAAGGGGCGGTGGTTTTGGTGCGGTAG
- a CDS encoding PorT family protein, translating into MKIRLLFFAFLICCHLPEATSQPTKGIGIMAGVNLSHIYITDAGGFNDFNQSLRWQPGVQAGLTAIPVLFSEQFGLKLGFGYFQRGAASDSKGPTLLDKDGVFRFHYLSLPITVLYYPTERLFFELGPQLSYLVGAKTHLKESGEITSFNRTIDHYENIGLSAGLGYDIQQRVKVSLQFYQGFLSIDELEKRDSSEKSHLLNQSILLGLEIELWRW; encoded by the coding sequence ATGAAAATCCGCTTGCTATTCTTTGCCTTTCTTATATGTTGTCACCTTCCCGAGGCTACTAGCCAGCCTACCAAAGGCATTGGAATTATGGCCGGGGTCAATCTGAGCCATATATACATCACCGATGCGGGAGGATTCAATGATTTTAATCAATCTTTACGCTGGCAGCCTGGCGTACAAGCCGGGCTTACTGCTATTCCAGTATTATTTAGCGAGCAATTTGGCCTCAAGTTGGGTTTCGGTTACTTTCAAAGGGGAGCAGCATCTGATTCGAAAGGCCCTACGCTCCTGGATAAAGACGGGGTTTTCCGGTTCCACTACCTCTCTCTTCCCATCACGGTTTTATACTATCCTACTGAACGCCTCTTTTTCGAGTTGGGCCCTCAGTTAAGTTACCTGGTTGGAGCTAAAACCCACCTGAAGGAATCAGGCGAAATCACTTCATTCAACCGGACCATAGATCATTATGAAAATATTGGGTTATCGGCGGGGCTTGGTTATGATATTCAACAGAGAGTGAAGGTATCTCTCCAATTTTACCAGGGCTTTCTCAGCATTGATGAATTGGAAAAACGAGATTCTTCCGAAAAAAGCCATTTGCTCAATCAGAGTATATTATTGGGGCTGGAGATTGAGTTGTGGCGATGGTGA
- a CDS encoding PorT family protein — MKNLTPFLLCFLLFNFIDANGQARKGIGIMAGANLSRIQVANGQISTLGEAIDMNDDFGWQAGAQIGISATPVVFSEQFGLHTGLAYIQRGTATQAIDPASLETQEGLIRLQYLSVPVLARIYPTPMLFLEAGPQAAYLLDAHSKLKGSSESFDLKRTADNDLDLGLLVGLGVNLHERLSLSLQYYHGLSKVADFQFTDVNGETIANPSWRNRSLQLGLVVEVL, encoded by the coding sequence ATGAAAAACCTGACGCCATTCTTACTCTGTTTTCTGCTTTTCAACTTTATTGACGCCAACGGCCAGGCCCGAAAAGGCATCGGCATTATGGCCGGCGCCAACCTCAGCCGGATCCAGGTGGCCAACGGCCAGATATCCACCCTGGGCGAGGCCATTGACATGAATGACGACTTCGGCTGGCAGGCCGGCGCCCAGATCGGTATTTCCGCCACCCCGGTTGTCTTCAGCGAGCAATTCGGCCTTCATACCGGACTGGCCTACATTCAACGTGGCACTGCCACCCAAGCGATAGATCCCGCCAGCCTCGAAACGCAGGAAGGGCTCATTCGGCTGCAGTATCTTTCCGTTCCCGTTCTGGCCCGCATTTACCCCACGCCTATGCTGTTTCTGGAGGCAGGGCCGCAGGCGGCTTACCTGCTGGACGCCCACTCCAAATTGAAAGGCAGCTCGGAAAGTTTCGATTTAAAGCGCACTGCCGACAATGACCTCGACCTGGGGCTTCTGGTTGGCCTGGGCGTAAACCTCCACGAGCGGTTGAGCCTTTCGCTCCAATACTACCATGGCCTGAGCAAGGTGGCTGATTTCCAGTTTACTGATGTAAATGGAGAAACAATCGCCAACCCGAGCTGGCGCAACCGCAGCCTGCAGTTGGGGTTGGTGGTGGAGGTGCTGTAA
- a CDS encoding response regulator transcription factor, which produces MADNPNQEETLRCIAVDDEPRALEVIRLHAAKTPFLNLECTFRDPVAALAWLKDNPVALLFLDINMPDVSGLSFRDLAGPSTMIIFTTAYSEYAVESYEQDAVDYLVKPIRYERFLKAALRARERQLAQRPQLQPIPAEAKEEDTMSNSLFIKSGKKHFRLLIDEILYLEKDGNYLWFVTPERRLLSRFSTGEALEMLPGEHFMQVHRSYIIALPHIEEVENHQVKIGSHTIPVAKAYREALMARLAGRG; this is translated from the coding sequence ATGGCAGACAATCCTAATCAAGAGGAAACCCTCCGTTGCATCGCCGTAGATGACGAGCCCCGCGCGCTGGAGGTGATCCGCCTCCACGCCGCCAAGACGCCATTTTTGAACCTAGAATGTACCTTCCGCGACCCGGTAGCAGCCCTGGCCTGGCTGAAGGACAACCCCGTCGCCCTCCTCTTCCTGGACATCAATATGCCCGATGTGTCTGGCCTGAGTTTCCGGGATTTGGCCGGGCCATCCACGATGATCATCTTTACCACCGCCTACTCCGAATATGCCGTCGAAAGTTACGAACAGGATGCGGTCGATTACCTGGTGAAGCCCATCCGCTACGAGCGTTTCCTCAAGGCGGCCCTGCGCGCGCGGGAACGTCAATTGGCGCAGCGCCCGCAACTACAGCCCATCCCTGCCGAGGCAAAAGAAGAAGATACCATGTCCAATTCCCTCTTCATCAAAAGCGGCAAGAAGCATTTCCGGTTGCTCATCGACGAAATACTCTATCTGGAGAAGGACGGCAACTACCTTTGGTTTGTCACGCCGGAGCGCCGGCTGCTTTCCCGCTTCAGCACAGGGGAAGCGCTGGAGATGCTGCCGGGCGAGCATTTTATGCAGGTGCACCGGTCTTACATCATCGCCCTGCCACATATTGAGGAAGTGGAGAATCATCAGGTAAAAATCGGAAGCCATACTATACCGGTTGCGAAAGCGTATCGGGAGGCGTTGATGGCGCGGTTAGCTGGAAGGGGGTGA
- a CDS encoding VWA domain-containing protein — MGIQEQLEQEYRRFVEFGNLLDRKMRKYLVQYLQNKLDPDRFLLPELNDQYYAYFQKALDGIFSIPGLLGLAQGNEKIKRQIILDTLYWLRKTYDKARSKNPYEDELGRLEGWAVTPLHVFTQRWPALPLFLKATYRKDELDSNFYRDRFQRLIGSKKLEAIPEADKEQIELLIKDLLAQWDALLHAKILDDQLRKLEEEQDTFADLLSKKVEEYQKLKDLVSPFSDYLGWDMSRELWEETDFDIIQQYDELLQDEQSLKELADLLGRMREAEIEIEEEEFEKSIIRQEWKVDETAKAEIVGVRESDDLSNMLSSEVSLLGDEDTELLFLKKYADKNLLTFRYEDRKLVQSEDHYVEINQRINQKEKGPFIVCVDTSESMTGRPEQIAKVLCLGILKMAMRENRRAYLINFSRGIKTLDLHDVANSIDEIAHFLRMSFYGGTDVSLALYEAIRQLRGNDYQDADVLIISDFIMYTVDADVLRDVRYFQQNKDTQFHSLTLSDEANPEVLEFFDTNWVYDPKQRGVIRELTKGLRGVGGRY; from the coding sequence ATGGGCATACAAGAGCAACTCGAACAGGAATACCGGCGCTTCGTCGAATTCGGCAACTTGCTGGACCGCAAAATGCGCAAATACCTCGTGCAGTACCTGCAAAACAAACTGGACCCGGACCGCTTCCTGCTGCCCGAACTGAACGACCAGTACTACGCTTATTTCCAGAAAGCCCTCGACGGCATCTTCTCCATCCCCGGCCTGCTGGGGCTGGCGCAGGGCAACGAGAAGATCAAAAGGCAGATCATCCTGGATACGCTCTACTGGCTGCGCAAGACGTACGATAAGGCGCGTTCCAAAAACCCCTACGAGGATGAGCTGGGCCGCCTGGAAGGCTGGGCTGTCACTCCCCTGCACGTCTTCACCCAGCGCTGGCCAGCCCTGCCCCTCTTCCTGAAAGCGACCTACCGCAAGGACGAACTGGATAGCAATTTTTACCGGGACCGCTTCCAGCGGCTAATTGGCAGCAAAAAACTGGAAGCGATCCCGGAAGCCGATAAGGAGCAAATCGAATTGTTGATAAAAGACCTGCTTGCCCAGTGGGACGCCCTGCTGCACGCTAAAATCCTGGACGATCAGTTGCGCAAGCTGGAGGAAGAACAAGATACCTTTGCCGACTTGCTGTCTAAAAAAGTAGAGGAATACCAGAAGCTCAAAGATCTGGTCTCTCCCTTTTCCGATTACCTGGGGTGGGATATGTCCCGCGAACTGTGGGAAGAAACCGACTTTGACATCATACAGCAGTACGACGAGCTGTTGCAGGACGAACAGTCCCTCAAAGAACTGGCGGACCTGCTCGGCCGCATGCGCGAGGCAGAGATCGAGATCGAAGAGGAAGAGTTCGAGAAAAGCATCATCCGCCAGGAGTGGAAGGTAGACGAGACGGCAAAAGCGGAGATCGTGGGCGTGCGGGAGAGCGACGACCTCAGCAATATGCTCAGCTCCGAGGTCAGCCTGCTCGGTGACGAGGATACCGAGCTGCTCTTCCTCAAAAAATACGCCGACAAAAACCTGCTCACCTTCCGCTATGAAGACCGCAAGCTGGTGCAGAGCGAAGACCACTACGTGGAGATCAACCAGCGCATCAACCAGAAGGAAAAAGGCCCCTTCATCGTCTGTGTAGACACCAGCGAGAGCATGACGGGGCGGCCCGAGCAGATCGCCAAGGTGCTCTGCCTGGGCATCCTCAAAATGGCAATGCGCGAGAACCGCCGCGCCTACCTGATCAATTTCTCCCGTGGCATCAAGACGCTTGACCTGCACGACGTTGCCAACTCCATCGACGAGATCGCCCATTTCCTCCGGATGTCCTTCTACGGCGGCACCGACGTCTCCCTGGCCCTCTACGAGGCCATCCGCCAGTTGCGCGGCAACGACTACCAGGACGCCGACGTGCTCATCATCTCCGACTTCATCATGTATACGGTGGACGCCGACGTGCTGCGCGACGTGCGCTACTTCCAGCAGAACAAGGACACTCAATTCCACAGCCTCACCCTCAGCGACGAAGCCAACCCGGAGGTGCTGGAGTTTTTTGACACCAACTGGGTGTACGACCCGAAGCAGAGAGGGGTGATCCGGGAGCTGACCAAGGGGCTGAGGGGGGTAGGAGGAAGGTACTAA
- a CDS encoding T9SS type A sorting domain-containing protein, whose amino-acid sequence MTPVLGMSQFISGQVLRRVCGEKIPVAGAQVFIDHPGPLGGHVFTDDNGYWSYLILESDPEGTYKIDLVEFSGTIPPYYLIDQGDPKNTNMNFIVNGLDIQTPLYIVDCYDGEPAPMALDSDEPTVFAACGEETLPLVYWDVMGELGLDGEGCDLESFPGCARLLIYEATAEGEISPEPIQESEWISAVDCRDLCAPSMVGIIAEPDLEDGYYLFELQYGCCDSREGPVILDTQRGLVHYVSEPEAVDVEFKFLASNMVDILNGNDDPTDGVEETSDIGPGPELGPLTIGIDADIIDGNFLESITYMIEEVECNGFGQPILLFEKTIPASDGVQPANFFFLDHFFDTSTDQPYFYVDANTIDKCFRTTITVSNVCGEVSKSSYFTITETCQFCRPQEGQPAFQTWESEVNNNPTSNDIQLNVYPNPFKQDTQLEIILTIPAPVSLRIRNLSGQVIRSWLFDLEEGIHSFPLSLAEIPSGMYFVEWTAGKYAGLLKLIKE is encoded by the coding sequence TTGACCCCCGTGCTGGGGATGTCTCAATTCATTAGCGGGCAAGTGTTGCGCCGCGTTTGCGGAGAGAAGATCCCGGTAGCCGGCGCCCAGGTTTTTATTGACCACCCGGGCCCGCTCGGCGGCCACGTTTTTACAGACGACAATGGCTATTGGAGTTACCTTATCCTGGAAAGCGACCCGGAAGGAACTTACAAGATAGACCTGGTTGAATTTAGCGGTACCATTCCTCCTTATTATCTAATTGACCAGGGAGATCCTAAAAACACCAACATGAACTTTATTGTCAATGGTTTGGATATTCAAACCCCGCTCTATATCGTAGATTGTTACGACGGCGAGCCCGCGCCTATGGCATTAGATTCCGACGAACCCACGGTTTTCGCCGCCTGCGGAGAAGAAACGCTGCCCCTTGTCTACTGGGATGTGATGGGCGAACTGGGGTTGGACGGAGAAGGCTGCGACCTGGAATCCTTTCCCGGCTGCGCCCGCCTGCTGATCTACGAAGCCACGGCGGAAGGCGAGATTTCACCAGAACCTATCCAGGAAAGCGAATGGATTAGTGCAGTGGATTGCCGCGACTTGTGTGCCCCTTCTATGGTCGGCATTATTGCAGAACCGGATCTGGAAGATGGCTATTATCTATTCGAGCTGCAATACGGCTGCTGCGACTCAAGGGAAGGGCCGGTGATCCTGGATACACAGCGCGGGCTGGTGCACTATGTTTCCGAGCCGGAGGCGGTGGATGTGGAATTTAAGTTTCTTGCGAGTAATATGGTTGACATATTAAATGGCAATGACGATCCCACCGATGGGGTAGAAGAAACTTCTGATATAGGACCAGGGCCCGAACTCGGCCCGCTTACTATTGGAATAGATGCCGATATTATTGATGGGAATTTTCTGGAAAGTATCACTTATATGATAGAAGAAGTCGAATGTAACGGTTTTGGACAGCCTATTTTATTATTCGAGAAAACCATACCTGCCAGTGATGGCGTTCAGCCTGCAAATTTCTTTTTTTTAGATCACTTCTTTGACACGAGTACGGACCAACCCTATTTTTATGTTGATGCCAACACTATTGATAAATGTTTTAGGACAACAATAACTGTTTCCAATGTTTGTGGCGAAGTATCTAAATCCAGCTACTTTACTATTACTGAAACCTGTCAGTTTTGCCGGCCTCAGGAAGGACAACCCGCTTTTCAGACCTGGGAATCAGAAGTAAACAATAATCCGACGTCCAACGATATCCAATTGAATGTTTACCCCAACCCTTTTAAGCAAGACACCCAGCTAGAGATAATTCTTACCATCCCGGCACCCGTAAGTTTGAGGATTCGGAATCTTTCCGGTCAGGTAATCCGGAGCTGGCTATTCGATTTGGAAGAAGGTATTCATTCGTTTCCATTATCACTCGCTGAAATACCTTCGGGAATGTATTTTGTAGAATGGACAGCCGGCAAGTATGCCGGTCTGCTTAAACTGATCAAGGAATAA
- a CDS encoding histidine kinase yields the protein MKKWLEIVLHLSFWLFCLWILYTAFAFESVEVMVENGVEREIYTRASGVLPSMLIVLLAKALFFYAAALYVLPEYFGQQQWRPMLFQLGSLFLACQLVEWGLHELLFGIMVMIPTGMNILLYLLFLFAAFAYRLSKDWWRNERQRALLAEEKLATELNYLKAQLNPHFLFNTLNNLYALAERAGNEPLSEGIAGLAELMRYAVYDSRADYVPLDKELRFLQSMVEMQSLRFEEEDDVDIAFRVSGEYGHLVIAPLLLMPFLENAFKHGVRYGQHSAIQIEVMLEGCTLYFKTVNRAHENQNRPHEEKAGIGLENTRRRLQLLYPEKHQLEIKNQNGRFSVNLQLELDGRQS from the coding sequence ATGAAGAAATGGCTGGAAATCGTACTGCACCTTTCCTTTTGGCTGTTCTGCCTGTGGATACTGTATACCGCCTTTGCTTTTGAAAGCGTGGAAGTCATGGTCGAGAACGGGGTAGAACGGGAAATATACACCCGGGCTTCCGGGGTTTTACCCTCCATGCTGATCGTGCTGCTTGCCAAAGCCCTTTTCTTTTACGCCGCCGCTCTGTACGTCCTTCCGGAATATTTCGGCCAGCAGCAGTGGCGGCCTATGCTGTTCCAGCTGGGATCGCTGTTTCTCGCCTGCCAGCTGGTGGAGTGGGGGCTGCACGAATTGCTGTTCGGCATAATGGTGATGATCCCCACCGGGATGAACATATTGCTCTACCTGCTCTTCCTGTTTGCCGCCTTTGCGTACCGGCTCTCTAAAGACTGGTGGCGCAATGAACGGCAGCGGGCCCTGCTGGCGGAAGAAAAGCTGGCTACGGAGCTGAATTACCTCAAGGCCCAGCTCAACCCTCACTTCCTGTTCAATACGCTGAACAACCTCTACGCCCTGGCCGAACGGGCCGGCAACGAACCGCTCTCGGAAGGCATCGCCGGGCTGGCCGAATTGATGCGCTACGCCGTCTACGATTCCCGGGCGGATTACGTACCTTTAGATAAAGAGCTGCGTTTCCTGCAAAGTATGGTGGAAATGCAGAGCCTGCGCTTTGAAGAAGAAGACGATGTGGACATTGCCTTTCGAGTATCCGGCGAATACGGCCATCTGGTGATCGCCCCCCTTTTGCTGATGCCGTTTTTAGAAAATGCGTTCAAACACGGCGTTCGGTACGGCCAACATTCTGCCATACAAATCGAGGTGATGCTGGAAGGATGCACTTTATATTTTAAAACCGTTAACCGGGCCCACGAAAACCAGAACCGGCCACATGAAGAAAAGGCAGGCATCGGCCTGGAAAATACCCGCCGCCGCTTGCAACTGCTCTATCCGGAAAAGCATCAGCTGGAAATAAAAAACCAGAATGGCCGCTTTTCGGTTAACCTACAACTCGAACTCGATGGCAGACAATCCTAA
- a CDS encoding cation:proton antiporter translates to MQLLAELTLIFSIAAFILYISARLKVPSIIGLIFSGLIVGPYGLGFIQSDADIQVLAEIGILLLLFTIGVEFSVEKLSKNLRWIILGGGAQFFLTAGIVSLGAFWLGLPGPQSIFIGCLFAVSSTAIVLHIYRDKGQLDTPAGRSGLAILIFQDIIIIPVMLAVPYLADSSDANLEAVWKLLKGAAIITVVLILARYLLPPLLRSIVHTRNKELFFMSILVICFATAFITQLLGLKLALGAFIAGLIVSESEYSYNALSKILPLKKIFLSLFFISIGMMLQLPFFFENWILIVGLTTLVMLIKLLIISGIALWFRLGLANAIILGLSLCQVGEFAFVLSKAGNEYNLLSDHQYQVFLGVSILSMALSTYLIRTAPALARKAVSLPVFSTLANYLDLSAPFETDDDLSGHLVIIGYGVCGKQIAYEANQQRAPFHIIELDEARVGHALQQGENVHAGDARDQEILLRAGVDKAAVIAIAISDAAAAEEIIVKARKLNANAHIIIRTLFISEIEIMEELGADEIIPAQWEASMQLSKRAMAAFNRVPEKRPLSV, encoded by the coding sequence ATGCAGTTATTAGCAGAACTGACCCTGATCTTCTCCATTGCAGCATTCATCCTTTACATTAGCGCCCGTTTGAAGGTGCCCAGTATTATTGGGCTGATATTTTCCGGGCTGATTGTCGGCCCCTACGGTTTGGGGTTCATCCAATCGGATGCAGACATACAGGTACTGGCGGAAATAGGTATTCTGCTCTTGCTGTTTACAATTGGAGTGGAATTTTCCGTGGAGAAGCTGTCAAAAAACCTGCGCTGGATCATTCTGGGCGGAGGCGCTCAGTTTTTTTTGACGGCCGGGATCGTATCCCTGGGCGCTTTCTGGCTGGGATTGCCCGGCCCCCAATCCATCTTTATTGGTTGCCTTTTTGCCGTAAGCAGCACCGCCATCGTTTTGCATATTTACAGGGACAAGGGCCAGTTGGATACTCCTGCGGGCCGGTCAGGGTTAGCCATCCTCATTTTTCAGGACATTATCATTATTCCCGTGATGCTGGCGGTTCCCTATCTGGCCGATAGTTCTGATGCCAATTTGGAAGCCGTCTGGAAATTACTCAAAGGGGCCGCCATTATCACCGTCGTTTTGATCCTGGCCCGATACTTATTGCCTCCCTTACTGCGCAGCATTGTTCATACCCGCAATAAGGAATTGTTTTTTATGAGTATTCTGGTCATTTGTTTTGCCACCGCCTTCATCACCCAATTGCTAGGCTTGAAGCTGGCGTTAGGCGCCTTCATCGCTGGCCTGATCGTTTCTGAATCGGAATACAGCTACAACGCCCTGAGCAAGATACTGCCTTTGAAGAAAATCTTCCTGAGCCTGTTTTTCATTTCTATCGGCATGATGCTCCAACTGCCGTTCTTTTTCGAAAACTGGATTTTGATCGTTGGCCTTACTACACTGGTAATGCTCATAAAGCTTTTGATTATCAGCGGTATCGCTTTATGGTTCCGGCTCGGCCTGGCCAATGCCATTATTCTTGGATTGTCCCTCTGCCAGGTAGGAGAATTTGCATTCGTCCTCTCCAAAGCCGGCAATGAATACAACTTGCTTTCCGATCATCAGTATCAGGTATTTCTGGGAGTATCCATTCTTTCCATGGCTCTTTCCACCTATTTAATCAGAACAGCGCCCGCCCTGGCCCGCAAGGCCGTGTCGCTTCCGGTTTTTTCTACCCTGGCCAACTACCTTGACCTCAGCGCTCCATTCGAAACGGACGATGATCTTTCCGGACATCTGGTCATCATCGGATACGGTGTATGTGGCAAGCAGATCGCCTATGAGGCCAACCAGCAAAGGGCGCCCTTTCATATCATCGAACTCGATGAGGCCAGAGTAGGGCATGCCCTGCAGCAAGGGGAGAACGTCCACGCGGGAGATGCCCGGGATCAGGAAATCCTGCTTCGCGCCGGGGTGGATAAAGCCGCCGTTATTGCAATTGCGATTTCTGATGCGGCAGCAGCCGAAGAAATCATTGTGAAGGCCAGAAAACTCAACGCCAACGCACACATCATCATCCGGACACTGTTTATTTCCGAGATAGAAATAATGGAAGAACTGGGCGCCGATGAGATCATCCCGGCACAATGGGAGGCTTCCATGCAGTTGTCTAAAAGAGCGATGGCCGCCTTTAACCGGGTGCCTGAAAAACGTCCGCTTTCGGTTTGA
- a CDS encoding succinate dehydrogenase/fumarate reductase iron-sulfur subunit translates to MNLTLKIWRQKSPKDKGRFETYKVEASPHMSFLEMLDVLNEELISKKEEPVTFEHDCREGICGTCGLVINGQPHGPNRGTATCQLHMRFYKDGDIIVIEPYRASAFPVLKDLAVDRSAFDRIIQAGGYISVSTGAPQDGNAIPIEKEQAAHAFDAAACIGCGACVAACPNASAMLFVSAKVSHLALLPQGKVEARRRAQAMVKQMDAEGFGMCSNVTACEVECPKEISVTNIARLNREYLSASIGSEVRV, encoded by the coding sequence ATGAATCTTACGCTAAAAATATGGAGGCAAAAAAGCCCCAAAGATAAAGGGCGTTTCGAGACCTATAAGGTGGAGGCCAGCCCACACATGTCATTTCTGGAAATGCTGGATGTGCTCAATGAGGAGTTGATCTCTAAAAAGGAAGAGCCCGTCACCTTTGAGCACGACTGCCGGGAGGGCATCTGCGGCACCTGCGGCCTGGTGATCAACGGCCAGCCGCACGGCCCGAACCGGGGCACGGCGACCTGCCAGTTGCACATGCGGTTCTACAAGGACGGCGACATCATCGTCATCGAGCCTTACCGCGCCAGCGCCTTCCCGGTCCTCAAGGACCTGGCGGTAGACCGCTCGGCTTTCGACCGCATCATACAGGCCGGCGGGTACATCTCGGTCAGTACGGGCGCGCCGCAGGATGGCAACGCTATTCCCATTGAAAAAGAACAAGCGGCCCATGCCTTCGACGCAGCGGCCTGCATTGGCTGCGGCGCCTGCGTAGCCGCCTGCCCCAACGCTTCGGCCATGTTGTTCGTGAGCGCCAAGGTATCTCACCTGGCGCTGCTGCCACAAGGCAAGGTAGAGGCCCGGCGCCGGGCCCAGGCGATGGTGAAGCAGATGGACGCTGAAGGCTTCGGCATGTGCTCCAATGTGACGGCTTGCGAGGTGGAATGCCCCAAGGAGATTTCTGTGACCAATATTGCGCGGTTGAACCGGGAGTACCTGTCGGCTTCGATTGGTTCGGAGGTTCGGGTTTAA